In Liquorilactobacillus hordei DSM 19519, the following proteins share a genomic window:
- the nrdF gene encoding class 1b ribonucleoside-diphosphate reductase subunit beta: MKDFYRAINWNKLEDQIDKATWEKLTEQFWLDTRIPLSNDLPDWRKFDDTNREVVAHVFGGLTLLDTVQSQDGMDSLMKDIRTQHERAVLNNIQFMESVHAKSYSSIFSTLNTPREIEDIFDWTHTNKYLQYKANKIANIYQTGTPLEKKVASVFLETFLFYSGFYTPLYWLGHNKLANVGEIIKLILRDESVHGTYIGYKFQLGFNELDEEQQSKLLSWVYELLYDLYDNEEKYTHELYDAVGWTEKVLAFLRYNANKALMNLGFDALFPDTVDDVDPVVMNGISTSTSNHDFFSQVGNGYLLGDVEPMSDEDYNIGL, translated from the coding sequence ATGAAAGATTTCTATCGAGCAATTAATTGGAATAAACTTGAAGATCAAATTGACAAAGCCACTTGGGAAAAATTAACAGAACAGTTCTGGTTGGACACAAGAATCCCGCTGTCAAATGACTTACCTGATTGGCGTAAATTTGATGATACAAATAGAGAAGTCGTAGCGCATGTTTTTGGAGGCTTAACATTATTAGATACTGTTCAGTCACAAGATGGTATGGACTCTCTTATGAAAGACATCCGTACTCAGCATGAACGAGCTGTTTTAAATAATATTCAATTTATGGAATCTGTCCATGCAAAAAGCTATTCTTCTATCTTTTCTACTTTGAATACACCTAGAGAAATTGAAGACATATTCGACTGGACTCACACTAATAAGTATCTGCAATACAAAGCTAATAAGATTGCGAACATTTATCAAACAGGTACACCATTGGAAAAGAAGGTTGCATCAGTTTTCCTTGAGACATTTCTTTTTTATTCTGGATTCTATACCCCTCTTTATTGGCTTGGTCATAATAAACTAGCTAATGTTGGTGAGATTATTAAGTTGATTTTACGCGATGAATCTGTTCACGGAACATACATTGGCTATAAATTCCAACTTGGTTTCAATGAACTGGATGAAGAGCAACAAAGTAAATTATTATCTTGGGTCTACGAATTGCTATATGATTTGTATGATAATGAAGAAAAATATACTCATGAATTATATGACGCTGTTGGCTGGACAGAAAAAGTTCTAGCCTTTCTAAGATACAATGCAAACAAGGCATTAATGAATCTAGGGTTTGATGCACTCTTCCCTGATACAGTTGACGATGTTGATCCTGTAGTCATGAATGGAATTTCGACTTCGACTTCCAACCATGATTTCTTTTCTCAGGTTGGGAATGGCTATCTTTTAGGGGATGTCGAACCAATGTCTGATGAAGATTACAATATTGGATTATAA
- the nrdE gene encoding class 1b ribonucleoside-diphosphate reductase subunit alpha — protein sequence MKLTLKQLDSTNVTYYDLNNEINIPVNGQIPLNKDKEALAAFLKENIEPNSMKFSSLEERFNYLIENDYLEKEFIEKYNFQFIKQLYSFLVEQNFTFKTFMAAYKFYAQYALKTNDNELYLESFIDRVAANALFFADGDEQLALTLADEIVHQRYQPATPSFLNAGRKRRGELVSCFLIQVTDDMNSIGRGINSALQLSRIGGGVGITLSNLRGAGAPIKNIQGAASGVVPVMKLLEDSFSYSNQLGQRQGAGVVYLNIFHPDVVAFLSAKKENADEKIRVKTLSLGLVVPDKFYELARNNEEMYLFDPWGVEREYGKPFSYIDITKEYDNLVANPNIPKKKVLARDLETEISKLQQESGYPYIINIDTANHNNPINGKIIMSNLCTEILQVQKPSIVNNTQNFDKLGTDISCNLGSTNIVNLMASPDFGNSVDAMVRALTYVTDHSEIDVVPSIQNGNKMSHTIGLGAMGLHAFFAKNHIFYGSEESIDFTNIYFMLLNYWTLQSSNKIAKERGVVFNDFEKSSYADGSYFNKYLEQDFQPKTTKVQAIFKDIFVPSKQDWEALKNAVIKDGLYHQNRLAVAPNGSISYINDTTASLHPIINRIEERQERKIGKIYYPAPYLSNDTIPYYQSAYGTDMRKVIDVYAAAQQHIDQGMSMTLFMRSTIPEGMYEWKNGKTNKMTTRDLTILRNYAHAKGIKSVYYVRTFTDDQNEVGANECESCVI from the coding sequence ATGAAATTGACATTAAAACAACTAGATAGCACTAATGTGACTTATTATGATTTAAATAATGAAATTAATATTCCAGTAAACGGTCAAATCCCTCTAAATAAAGACAAAGAAGCACTCGCTGCTTTCTTGAAAGAAAATATTGAACCAAACTCAATGAAGTTTTCCTCATTGGAAGAACGCTTTAACTACTTAATAGAAAACGATTACTTAGAAAAAGAATTCATTGAAAAATATAATTTTCAATTTATCAAGCAATTATATTCTTTTCTCGTAGAACAAAACTTTACTTTCAAAACATTTATGGCTGCATATAAGTTTTATGCACAATATGCACTTAAAACAAATGACAATGAATTATATCTTGAAAGCTTCATTGATCGCGTTGCAGCAAATGCATTATTCTTCGCTGACGGTGATGAACAGCTGGCTTTGACGCTTGCCGATGAAATTGTTCATCAACGCTACCAACCAGCTACTCCTTCTTTTTTAAATGCGGGACGTAAGCGACGTGGTGAGCTCGTTTCTTGTTTCCTAATTCAAGTTACAGATGATATGAATTCTATCGGCCGTGGGATAAATTCTGCTTTGCAGTTATCACGCATCGGTGGTGGTGTTGGTATTACCCTTAGTAATTTGCGTGGTGCTGGTGCCCCTATCAAAAATATTCAAGGTGCTGCTTCCGGGGTTGTACCCGTTATGAAGTTACTTGAAGATAGTTTTTCTTACTCGAATCAATTAGGACAACGTCAAGGTGCTGGAGTTGTCTACTTAAATATCTTCCATCCAGATGTTGTTGCCTTTTTGTCTGCAAAGAAAGAAAATGCTGATGAGAAAATTCGTGTTAAGACTCTTTCTTTGGGATTAGTAGTGCCTGATAAGTTTTATGAATTGGCACGTAACAATGAAGAAATGTATCTTTTCGATCCTTGGGGTGTAGAACGTGAATATGGTAAACCCTTCTCATACATTGATATTACGAAAGAATATGATAATCTGGTTGCCAATCCCAACATTCCTAAGAAAAAGGTCTTAGCACGTGATCTTGAGACAGAAATCAGTAAGTTGCAGCAAGAATCTGGGTATCCTTATATTATTAATATTGATACTGCTAATCATAACAATCCAATTAATGGCAAAATCATTATGAGTAACCTTTGCACCGAGATTCTTCAAGTTCAAAAACCTTCAATCGTCAATAATACCCAGAACTTTGATAAACTTGGAACAGATATTAGCTGTAATTTAGGTTCAACTAATATTGTTAATCTGATGGCATCACCTGACTTTGGAAACTCTGTCGATGCAATGGTCCGTGCACTAACTTATGTTACTGATCATTCAGAAATTGATGTGGTTCCTTCAATCCAAAATGGTAACAAAATGTCACACACCATTGGGTTGGGTGCAATGGGATTACATGCTTTTTTTGCTAAAAATCATATTTTTTATGGTTCTGAAGAATCAATTGATTTTACAAATATTTACTTTATGCTATTAAACTACTGGACTTTGCAATCTTCAAATAAGATTGCAAAAGAACGAGGCGTTGTATTCAACGATTTCGAGAAGAGTTCTTATGCTGATGGCTCGTATTTCAATAAGTATTTAGAACAAGATTTCCAACCAAAAACCACTAAAGTTCAGGCAATCTTTAAAGATATCTTCGTTCCTTCAAAACAAGATTGGGAAGCGCTCAAAAATGCTGTCATCAAAGATGGACTTTACCATCAGAATAGACTTGCAGTTGCTCCTAATGGTTCAATCTCATACATTAATGACACTACGGCTAGCTTGCATCCAATCATTAATCGAATTGAAGAACGTCAAGAACGCAAAATTGGTAAGATTTATTATCCAGCTCCATATCTTTCAAATGATACGATTCCATATTACCAATCTGCATATGGCACGGATATGCGTAAAGTTATTGATGTGTACGCTGCTGCTCAGCAGCATATTGATCAAGGTATGAGTATGACATTGTTTATGCGCTCAACAATTCCTGAAGGTATGTATGAATGGAAAAATGGAAAAACAAATAAAATGACCACGCGTGATTTGACAATTTTACGTAACTACGCACACGCAAAGGGAATTAAATCTGTTTATTATGTTCGAACATTTACGGATGATCAAAATGAAGTTGGTGCAAATGAATGTGAAAGTTGTGTTATCTAA
- the nrdI gene encoding class Ib ribonucleoside-diphosphate reductase assembly flavoprotein NrdI, with protein sequence MKIVFFSVTGQTRRFVSKLNLSNVEITPTNPFFAVNEPYILVVPTYEKEITEFVEDFLNYSVNRQNLLGVAGTGNRNFAELFIFTAKDIAHDYQVPLVYSFEFSGTPKDVENFKKVVNEIDIKTTR encoded by the coding sequence ATGAAAATTGTTTTTTTTAGCGTTACCGGACAAACACGTAGATTCGTAAGTAAACTAAATCTTTCGAATGTTGAAATCACACCAACAAATCCTTTCTTTGCGGTAAATGAACCTTACATACTTGTGGTTCCTACCTATGAAAAAGAAATAACAGAGTTCGTGGAAGATTTCCTAAATTATAGCGTTAATCGGCAAAATCTGCTTGGAGTTGCAGGCACAGGAAATCGAAATTTTGCCGAGCTTTTTATTTTTACCGCAAAAGATATCGCCCATGATTATCAAGTACCTTTAGTATATTCATTTGAATTCAGCGGTACTCCTAAGGATGTCGAAAATTTTAAGAAAGTGGTGAATGAAATTGACATTAAAACAACTAGATAG
- the nrdH gene encoding glutaredoxin-like protein NrdH produces the protein MSLSIYTKNNCIQCKMTKKFLSEHNISFEEHNINTEPQYIDYLKEKGFRSVPVIEDNNDPIINGFRPDLLRNLAVQ, from the coding sequence ATGAGTTTATCAATCTATACAAAAAATAATTGCATTCAATGCAAAATGACAAAAAAGTTTTTAAGTGAGCACAATATTTCATTTGAGGAGCACAATATAAATACTGAGCCACAATATATTGATTACCTTAAGGAAAAGGGATTCCGTTCTGTTCCTGTTATTGAAGACAACAATGATCCAATTATCAATGGTTTTCGCCCTGATCTTTTAAGAAATTTGGCTGTACAATGA
- a CDS encoding class I SAM-dependent methyltransferase, translating to MENYYYSKNPEVVHEEKKWDFDILGNKINFVTDNGVFSKTTVDYGSRALLDNVKIESMQEGRVLDLGCGYGPIGLGIAKKNSKLIVDMVDVNELALSLAKKNAELNEIENVNIWESSVYSKIERTDYNLIVSNPPIRAGKKIVTQILAEAINHLSVGGRLVIVIQKKQGAPSAKKTMEEAFNNCEVIARDKGYFILESIKGV from the coding sequence ATGGAAAATTATTATTACTCAAAAAACCCAGAAGTTGTTCATGAAGAAAAGAAATGGGATTTTGATATCTTAGGGAACAAAATTAATTTTGTGACAGACAATGGTGTTTTCTCAAAGACAACTGTTGATTACGGTTCAAGGGCGTTACTTGATAATGTAAAAATTGAGTCGATGCAAGAAGGCAGGGTTTTGGATCTTGGCTGTGGATATGGACCAATTGGTTTAGGAATAGCGAAGAAAAACTCAAAGTTAATTGTTGATATGGTAGATGTTAATGAATTGGCTCTTTCACTAGCAAAAAAGAATGCAGAATTAAATGAAATTGAAAATGTTAATATTTGGGAATCTAGTGTGTATAGTAAGATTGAGCGGACAGACTATAATTTGATTGTCTCTAATCCCCCAATTCGTGCAGGAAAGAAGATTGTTACACAAATTTTGGCTGAAGCAATTAATCATCTTAGTGTGGGTGGCAGACTAGTTATAGTAATCCAAAAAAAACAAGGGGCGCCGTCTGCGAAGAAAACAATGGAAGAGGCATTTAACAATTGTGAGGTAATTGCAAGAGACAAGGGTTATTTTATTTTAGAAAGTATCAAAGGTGTTTAA
- the tadA gene encoding tRNA adenosine(34) deaminase TadA: MILSDLQKEFFMKEAIYEAKKAATVGEVPIGCVIVMGDKIVGRGHNLREHAQDATMHAEILAIQEANAFCKSWRLPEAQLFVTLEPCPMCSGAILNSRIERVYYGAMDPKAGTVGSLMNLLDDHRFNHQVIVEKGCLENECAQMLKSFFRDIRLKKKKSKRKD; this comes from the coding sequence TTGATTTTAAGTGATCTTCAAAAAGAATTCTTTATGAAAGAGGCCATCTATGAAGCAAAGAAAGCAGCCACAGTTGGTGAAGTTCCAATTGGCTGTGTGATTGTGATGGGCGATAAGATTGTGGGACGAGGACACAATCTTAGAGAACATGCGCAAGATGCAACGATGCATGCTGAAATATTAGCAATTCAAGAAGCAAATGCTTTTTGTAAAAGTTGGCGTTTGCCTGAAGCTCAGCTATTTGTAACGTTGGAACCGTGTCCGATGTGCAGTGGGGCAATTCTTAATTCAAGAATTGAACGGGTTTATTATGGAGCAATGGACCCCAAGGCAGGAACGGTTGGTTCGTTAATGAATTTGTTGGACGATCATAGGTTTAACCATCAGGTGATTGTTGAAAAAGGATGCTTAGAAAATGAATGCGCACAGATGCTCAAGTCTTTTTTTAGGGATATCAGATTAAAAAAGAAGAAATCAAAACGAAAAGACTAG
- the dnaX gene encoding DNA polymerase III subunit gamma/tau — protein sequence MGYQALYRVWRPQKFVDLVGQKMITQTLQNAIMTKQTSHAYLFTGPRGTGKTSAAKIFAKVINCHNQKDGEPCNECATCQAITEGRLNDVIEIDAASNNSVDEIRDIRDKVKYAPTQADYKVYIIDEVHMLSTGAFNALLKTLEEPPSNVVFILATTEPHKIPATIISRTQRFDFKRITNDDLIARMQYILTEKKFEYEERALRVVAKASAGGMRDALSILDQVLSFGNDVVTLENALLVTGSVKHEQLNQYLKLIFAGDTAAALQTLQEVMAEGKDANRLVEDVIDYCRDLLLYQASPNIVEQNSLLDIDENFKTLAEQTDINSLYKAIDILNEQQQNMRFSTHADIYLEVLTVKLTQLTKKVEINAPTELSSASQEEITELKMQVKELKKVVDNLQKNPEQRVAPVKEKKVPVRKKNSTVIDLKKVYPILADATRNDLIKLKDIWPDLMNMLSVTQRAIMNVSKPVAASAKGVIVSFDYDFLFEKADGNTVLKDSLTQGLERLIGQDYKMVFMPKEKWPEIRKKYLTEHQDVSEKDQQSDSKDKEEVEDPQITAAKQFFGENFNQIVKIKED from the coding sequence ATGGGATATCAGGCCCTATATCGTGTCTGGCGACCACAAAAATTTGTTGATTTAGTCGGTCAAAAGATGATAACTCAAACTTTACAAAATGCAATTATGACCAAGCAAACGAGTCATGCTTATCTTTTTACTGGGCCGCGCGGAACGGGTAAAACCTCAGCAGCAAAAATTTTTGCAAAGGTAATTAATTGTCATAATCAAAAAGATGGCGAACCTTGTAATGAATGTGCAACTTGTCAAGCAATTACTGAAGGACGATTGAATGATGTGATTGAAATTGATGCTGCATCTAATAATAGCGTGGATGAAATTCGTGACATTAGAGATAAAGTTAAGTATGCACCGACACAGGCTGACTACAAGGTATACATCATTGATGAAGTTCATATGCTTTCAACAGGCGCCTTTAATGCATTGCTGAAAACACTTGAAGAACCACCTAGTAATGTGGTCTTTATTCTGGCAACGACTGAACCACATAAAATCCCGGCGACAATAATATCGCGTACGCAAAGATTTGATTTTAAAAGAATTACTAATGATGATCTTATTGCGAGAATGCAATATATTTTGACAGAAAAAAAGTTTGAGTATGAGGAGCGAGCACTGCGAGTTGTTGCAAAAGCTTCGGCTGGTGGAATGAGAGATGCGTTAAGTATCTTAGATCAGGTGCTTTCTTTTGGCAATGATGTTGTAACACTAGAGAATGCATTATTAGTAACAGGAAGTGTGAAACATGAGCAGCTCAATCAATATCTTAAACTTATTTTTGCAGGTGATACTGCTGCTGCGTTGCAAACACTGCAAGAGGTAATGGCTGAAGGAAAAGATGCGAATCGTTTAGTAGAAGACGTTATTGATTATTGTAGAGACTTATTATTGTATCAAGCTTCGCCAAATATTGTTGAGCAAAATAGTTTATTGGACATCGATGAGAACTTTAAAACTTTAGCAGAGCAAACGGATATCAATTCATTATATAAAGCAATTGATATTTTGAATGAACAGCAGCAAAATATGCGATTCTCTACGCATGCAGATATCTATCTTGAAGTCTTGACTGTCAAATTAACACAATTAACAAAAAAAGTTGAAATCAATGCACCAACAGAATTGTCTAGTGCATCTCAAGAAGAAATCACAGAACTAAAAATGCAAGTAAAAGAATTAAAAAAAGTTGTTGATAATTTGCAGAAAAATCCAGAACAGCGAGTTGCTCCAGTCAAAGAAAAGAAAGTGCCTGTCAGAAAAAAGAACAGTACAGTAATTGATTTGAAAAAAGTATATCCGATACTTGCCGATGCAACTAGAAATGATTTGATAAAATTAAAGGATATCTGGCCAGATCTAATGAATATGTTATCTGTTACGCAACGTGCTATTATGAATGTTAGTAAGCCTGTAGCTGCTAGCGCAAAAGGTGTCATTGTAAGTTTTGATTATGATTTTTTGTTTGAAAAGGCAGATGGCAATACAGTACTTAAGGATAGTTTGACTCAAGGATTGGAACGACTAATCGGACAAGATTATAAAATGGTCTTTATGCCAAAGGAAAAATGGCCAGAAATTAGGAAAAAATATCTTACCGAACACCAAGACGTTTCTGAAAAGGATCAACAATCTGACAGCAAAGATAAAGAAGAAGTAGAAGATCCACAAATTACTGCTGCTAAGCAATTTTTTGGTGAAAATTTTAATCAAATAGTGAAAATAAAAGAAGACTAA
- a CDS encoding YbaB/EbfC family nucleoid-associated protein, whose translation MMRGMGNMQGMMKQMQKMQKNMKKDQEELEKTEFIGKSADDLVVVTFDGKKEMKDIQIKPEAVDPDDIDMLQDLVIMAVNDGITKIEKETQQKMGKYAQNIPGF comes from the coding sequence ATGATGCGTGGAATGGGAAATATGCAAGGTATGATGAAACAAATGCAAAAGATGCAAAAAAACATGAAGAAGGATCAAGAAGAACTTGAGAAGACAGAGTTTATAGGAAAATCGGCAGATGACTTAGTAGTTGTAACGTTTGATGGAAAAAAAGAAATGAAAGATATTCAAATCAAACCTGAGGCAGTCGATCCTGATGATATTGATATGCTACAAGATTTAGTAATAATGGCGGTCAATGATGGGATTACAAAGATTGAAAAGGAAACACAACAAAAAATGGGTAAATACGCACAAAATATTCCAGGATTTTAA
- the recR gene encoding recombination mediator RecR, protein MQYPEPIAKLIDSYLKLPGIGEKTATRLAFFTIDMQEDDVADFAQSLVAAKKDLHYCSICGNITESDPCIICADRQRDQTKVIVVEQPKDVMSLERMREYHGLYHVLHGVLSPMEGKGPEDINITGLVKRLQKNTDLKEVIIATNATPEGEATAMYISRLIKPAQIKVTRLAHGLAVGSDIEYADEMTLFKAIEGRQEI, encoded by the coding sequence ATGCAATATCCAGAACCAATTGCCAAATTGATTGATAGTTACTTAAAATTACCTGGAATTGGTGAGAAAACAGCAACGCGTTTAGCCTTTTTCACAATCGATATGCAAGAAGACGATGTCGCGGATTTTGCACAGTCGTTAGTTGCTGCAAAAAAAGATTTACATTATTGCAGCATTTGCGGAAATATAACCGAGAGTGATCCATGTATCATTTGTGCTGATAGACAACGGGATCAGACAAAGGTAATTGTTGTCGAACAGCCCAAAGATGTGATGTCGCTTGAAAGAATGCGTGAATATCATGGGCTATATCATGTCTTGCACGGTGTATTATCACCGATGGAAGGTAAAGGACCAGAAGATATTAATATTACGGGACTAGTTAAAAGGCTCCAAAAAAATACAGACTTGAAAGAGGTAATTATTGCAACTAATGCGACTCCAGAAGGTGAAGCAACTGCAATGTATATCTCAAGACTAATCAAGCCAGCACAAATAAAAGTTACAAGATTGGCCCATGGACTTGCAGTAGGCAGTGATATTGAATATGCAGATGAAATGACCTTATTTAAAGCTATTGAAGGACGCCAAGAAATTTGA
- a CDS encoding YaaL family protein, which translates to MFGKKKQKLRKEYDEHLLDTIDLAAAQWEHAKQTQRAVREEDSELIAQTMLEGAKYAFLYLEARRRKVHGHVQSSIIEH; encoded by the coding sequence TTGTTTGGCAAGAAAAAGCAAAAGCTAAGAAAAGAATATGATGAGCACTTACTTGATACAATTGATCTAGCAGCTGCCCAATGGGAACATGCTAAACAGACTCAAAGAGCAGTTAGGGAAGAAGACAGTGAATTAATTGCTCAAACAATGCTTGAAGGTGCGAAGTATGCGTTTCTATATTTGGAAGCCCGCAGAAGAAAAGTTCATGGGCATGTCCAATCTTCGATAATTGAACATTAA
- the tmk gene encoding dTMP kinase, translating into MSGKFVTFEGPEGSGKTSVLKGIVSLLRKYNKEYLLTREPGGNRISEAIRDIILDTELVEMDARTEALLYAAARRQHLIESVLPALRQEKLVLCDRYVDSSVAYQGAGRALGEAEVLQMNLFATEGLTPDFTFYFDLLPEIGLNRIKEHRQNEINRLDKESLDFHNKVHAAYLKLAQDNPERIIVIDASLPLEEVIELTVNQMKIKLPDLFK; encoded by the coding sequence GTGAGTGGGAAATTTGTAACTTTTGAAGGCCCAGAAGGTTCCGGGAAAACCAGTGTCTTGAAGGGGATAGTTAGTTTATTAAGGAAATACAATAAGGAGTATCTATTAACGAGAGAACCGGGAGGTAACCGGATATCTGAAGCAATTCGCGATATTATTTTAGATACTGAATTGGTTGAGATGGATGCCCGAACGGAGGCATTGCTCTACGCGGCAGCGCGAAGACAGCATTTAATTGAGAGTGTTTTGCCGGCATTGAGACAAGAAAAGTTAGTTCTTTGTGATCGTTATGTAGATAGTTCAGTTGCTTATCAAGGAGCTGGGAGAGCCTTAGGTGAAGCAGAAGTCTTGCAAATGAATCTTTTTGCTACTGAGGGACTTACTCCAGATTTTACTTTTTATTTTGATTTATTGCCGGAGATAGGATTAAACCGCATTAAGGAACACAGACAAAATGAAATAAATAGACTTGATAAGGAGTCTTTGGATTTTCACAATAAAGTCCATGCTGCGTATCTAAAACTTGCACAGGATAATCCTGAACGAATTATTGTGATTGATGCTTCTCTTCCTCTAGAAGAAGTTATTGAACTCACAGTTAATCAAATGAAAATAAAATTACCAGATCTTTTTAAATAA
- a CDS encoding cyclic-di-AMP receptor, with amino-acid sequence MKMIIAIVQDKDSNRLSNLFIESNIRATKLSTTGGFLKSGNTTFMIGIEEERIDEVLELIRETSRTRKQFMTPPINLDASMDSSAAYPVEVQVGGATVFVLPIDSFQQF; translated from the coding sequence ATGAAAATGATCATTGCGATTGTCCAAGATAAAGATAGTAATCGGTTAAGCAATTTGTTTATTGAATCTAATATTCGTGCAACGAAATTATCAACAACTGGTGGTTTTCTAAAATCAGGTAATACAACATTTATGATTGGGATTGAAGAAGAACGAATTGATGAGGTTCTAGAACTTATTCGTGAAACATCAAGAACACGAAAACAATTCATGACACCGCCGATTAATCTAGATGCTTCAATGGATTCCTCTGCCGCTTACCCAGTAGAGGTTCAAGTCGGGGGAGCAACAGTTTTTGTTTTACCAATTGATTCTTTCCAACAATTTTAG
- the holB gene encoding DNA polymerase III subunit delta', producing MDEINEIQKQQPVLTDYFANVIMQEHLAHAYLLTGPKGIGKRTLALWVTQGIFCQNKTAGSPCLNCEECRRIASGNHPDVVHVAPDGLSIKVEQIRFLKSEFSKSGVEGNQKVFIIEDADKMTVSAANGLLKFLEEPSGNVVAFLLTESVNRILPTIVSRCQLFELAKPTSAQLTATLRKTGVTADKAIILGNLADSSDEAKKIATNEDFDKLVQNVCVWYLHVLQDDARCFVEVQMNLMPLVNNKDDEVILLNLIILLVKNSISVYYGEKDNIFVKFQADFTELIEKLTAEKVTEAVELVLATRKRLMVNVSFQNVIEALTIDLSQCYHS from the coding sequence ATGGACGAAATTAATGAAATTCAAAAGCAGCAACCAGTTTTAACGGATTACTTTGCTAATGTGATAATGCAAGAGCATCTAGCGCATGCATACTTGCTGACTGGCCCAAAAGGGATTGGCAAACGAACATTAGCGCTATGGGTTACCCAAGGAATCTTTTGTCAAAATAAGACTGCGGGTAGCCCTTGTTTGAATTGTGAAGAATGTCGAAGAATTGCAAGTGGCAATCATCCTGATGTTGTGCATGTTGCTCCTGATGGCTTATCAATCAAGGTTGAGCAGATTCGTTTCTTGAAGTCGGAATTTAGTAAGAGTGGGGTCGAAGGTAACCAAAAAGTTTTTATTATTGAGGACGCTGACAAAATGACAGTAAGTGCCGCTAATGGATTATTGAAGTTCTTAGAGGAGCCTAGTGGTAATGTAGTTGCCTTTTTGCTGACAGAATCAGTAAATCGAATTTTACCGACAATTGTATCACGATGTCAATTGTTTGAACTTGCGAAACCGACTAGTGCTCAGTTAACTGCGACGTTAAGAAAAACAGGAGTTACGGCAGATAAAGCAATCATTTTAGGAAACTTAGCTGATAGTTCGGATGAAGCAAAAAAAATAGCGACAAATGAAGATTTTGATAAGCTTGTTCAAAATGTGTGTGTGTGGTATTTACATGTTTTACAAGATGATGCAAGATGTTTTGTGGAAGTTCAGATGAATTTAATGCCACTTGTAAATAATAAAGATGATGAAGTTATTCTATTGAATTTAATAATCTTACTTGTTAAAAATTCAATATCTGTATATTATGGTGAAAAGGATAATATTTTTGTGAAATTTCAAGCGGACTTCACAGAATTAATAGAAAAATTGACAGCTGAAAAAGTTACGGAAGCTGTTGAATTAGTTCTAGCAACGAGAAAACGGTTAATGGTGAATGTCTCGTTCCAGAATGTTATTGAAGCATTGACGATTGATTTAAGTCAATGTTATCACTCATAG
- a CDS encoding DNA replication initiation control protein YabA: MNKRELYDGFSDLGAEAQKMIEKIELIKAEMTKVIEKNAELEIENQHLRAHLKELEEQKQSDEQSGLSKSRKNLEMLYEEGFHVCNVDSMYGTRRINDEPCVFCQDVIYGERRQ; encoded by the coding sequence TTGAACAAGCGAGAATTATATGATGGATTCTCCGATTTGGGTGCAGAAGCTCAGAAGATGATTGAAAAAATCGAGCTCATAAAAGCAGAGATGACAAAAGTCATTGAAAAAAATGCAGAATTAGAGATTGAGAACCAGCATTTGCGAGCACATCTAAAAGAATTAGAAGAACAAAAGCAATCTGATGAACAAAGCGGATTGTCTAAATCACGCAAAAATTTAGAGATGTTATATGAAGAAGGATTCCATGTGTGCAACGTTGACAGCATGTATGGAACGAGAAGAATTAATGACGAACCATGTGTCTTTTGCCAAGATGTAATTTACGGGGAGAGACGACAATGA